The following coding sequences are from one Granulicella sp. L56 window:
- a CDS encoding alginate lyase family protein: MKTTTRREFLAIAGSMPAYLSPRTAWADTLHTEATPYNMVAMVDHKRILTAANRYLLQKPITVTAMQSNRSSGGLHDYFSEGDYWWPDPKSPGGPYIRRDGVSNPENFTAHREALIRLSLIVPALTAAWELTRERKYAEHAGRHLRAWFVDPATRMNANLQYAQAIFGVSKGRGIGIIDTLHLVEPARAATLLMSAQVLEGGKEIQQWFGDYLEWMRTSKNGQEERDARNNHGTCWVLQAGEFARFTQNEEVMSWCRERFRTVLVAGQIAANGSLPLELARTKPYSYSLFDMDVLCGIAQSISTKSGDLWNFATPDGRGLRSLMQFMYRYIKDKAAWPFAHDVEHFEDFPVRNPALLFSGLAYSKQDYITLWKTLNPDPVVPEVIRNFPIRQPLLWMARSGLRTSV, translated from the coding sequence ATGAAGACAACGACGCGACGAGAGTTCTTGGCGATTGCCGGGAGCATGCCTGCGTACCTCTCTCCTCGAACGGCATGGGCAGATACGCTCCATACTGAAGCAACCCCATACAACATGGTGGCAATGGTCGATCACAAACGGATTCTTACTGCAGCCAATCGTTATCTCTTGCAGAAACCAATTACTGTAACGGCGATGCAATCCAATCGCAGTTCAGGCGGCTTGCATGATTATTTCTCAGAAGGAGACTACTGGTGGCCCGATCCGAAAAGCCCGGGCGGCCCTTACATTCGCCGCGATGGGGTGTCGAATCCTGAAAACTTCACTGCACATCGCGAAGCGTTGATTCGCCTGAGTTTGATTGTTCCTGCCTTAACTGCGGCATGGGAACTAACGCGGGAGCGGAAATACGCAGAGCACGCCGGACGACATCTGCGAGCGTGGTTCGTCGATCCGGCTACGCGAATGAATGCGAATCTGCAGTACGCACAGGCAATCTTCGGCGTGAGCAAAGGGCGCGGAATTGGAATCATTGACACGCTTCATCTGGTGGAGCCGGCGCGTGCGGCGACTTTGCTAATGAGTGCACAGGTGCTCGAAGGCGGAAAAGAGATTCAGCAATGGTTTGGGGATTATCTGGAGTGGATGCGCACCTCGAAGAATGGCCAGGAAGAGCGCGATGCCAGGAACAACCACGGAACGTGCTGGGTCTTGCAGGCTGGAGAGTTTGCCCGTTTTACTCAAAATGAAGAGGTCATGTCATGGTGCCGCGAACGTTTCAGGACTGTGCTGGTAGCGGGCCAGATCGCTGCGAATGGGAGCTTGCCACTGGAACTAGCAAGGACGAAGCCCTACAGCTATTCCCTCTTCGATATGGACGTACTCTGCGGCATCGCTCAAAGCATCTCGACAAAGAGCGGCGACCTATGGAACTTTGCGACACCAGATGGCCGCGGATTGCGCAGCCTGATGCAGTTCATGTATCGCTACATTAAAGACAAGGCCGCATGGCCGTTCGCGCACGATGTAGAACACTTCGAGGACTTCCCTGTCAGAAATCCAGCACTGCTCTTCTCTGGTCTGGCTTATAGCAAACAGGATTACATCACCTTGTGGAAGACGCTGAACCCTGACCCTGTGGTTCCAGAGGTCATCCGAAACTTTCCCATCCGGCAACCGCTGCTATGGATGGCAAGGTCAGGGCTTCGGACCAGCGTTTAG
- a CDS encoding glycoside hydrolase family 2 TIM barrel-domain containing protein, translated as MYSRRQFLKTGTTAAAISLLLRTSLHASIATLASSAADSLDGAQSQRLTSGWEYLQGTMGGPWEVWHSKETAVWQAVAMPHCFNAYDACDPDVPYYQGNGWYRTQVAIANPYKAGRTLLHFEGAGQTAAVYVGEHLAGKHRGGYDEFVIDITDLITTSKDETSDATNKAKAPEGIPIAVLCDNSRDLDRIPSDLSDFSLYGGLYRHVNLVYVPAVSLETVHVRSELITPDSPAKVSVLGWLYNPTNSTGPLEITVDVVDAKGTSVHHAQYKLSPWKDAKELTSFTVNAPERWSPSLPHLYQCNITVSGQGGSYVAKEAFGIRHTEFVEHGPFKLNGERLLLRGTHRHEDHAGYAAAMPDDLIDQEMQLIKDMGVNFIRLAHYQQSRRVLSNCDRLGILVWEEVPWCRGGVGNDAFKEMTRDKLRTMIAQHYNHPSILLWGLGNEDDWPTEYPEVNQEKIRALFQELNSLAHELDPSRFTTIRRCDFARDITDVYSPSIWAGWYRGEYTEYQKILEAERERVNHFFHAEWGADSHGRRHSEDPDKVLAKILTGNGTDERGLDYFMTGGQSGISKDGDWSETYACNLFDWYLKTQDTLPWLTGSAQWIFKDFTTPLRAENPVPRINQKGVIERDMAKKEGYYVFQSYWSETPMVHLYGHSWPIRWGDEGELKMVKVYSNCDTAELFVNGKSAGVKYRDSQDFPAAGLRWMTPFVSGKNNLRVIATKGNITVKDEIDVSYQVEKWGKPAKLALTETGREIMGGKEIITVEGRLYDANGILCLDAKDLVHFTAAGDGTLIDNRGTSRGSRAVQMYNGRAQISLSCTGKTTIGIVSQGIEAAFYTPDMPKQ; from the coding sequence ATGTATTCCCGTCGGCAATTTCTGAAGACAGGCACCACAGCCGCTGCAATCTCTCTTCTTCTCCGCACTTCTCTTCACGCCTCCATTGCCACGCTTGCAAGCAGTGCTGCGGACTCTCTCGATGGCGCTCAGAGCCAGCGGCTCACAAGTGGATGGGAGTATCTGCAAGGGACGATGGGCGGCCCATGGGAAGTCTGGCACAGTAAAGAAACTGCAGTATGGCAAGCCGTCGCAATGCCGCATTGCTTCAATGCTTACGATGCGTGCGATCCCGACGTGCCGTACTATCAGGGCAACGGGTGGTATCGCACGCAGGTCGCGATTGCCAATCCTTACAAAGCCGGGCGGACACTGCTGCACTTTGAAGGTGCAGGTCAAACAGCCGCTGTCTATGTAGGAGAGCATCTGGCCGGAAAGCACAGGGGCGGCTATGACGAATTTGTCATCGACATCACCGATCTCATAACGACATCGAAAGATGAAACATCAGATGCAACGAATAAGGCGAAAGCACCGGAAGGCATTCCAATCGCAGTACTCTGCGATAACTCTCGGGACCTCGATCGAATTCCCTCCGACCTGAGTGACTTCAGCCTTTACGGTGGACTGTATCGTCATGTAAATCTGGTCTATGTGCCTGCCGTCTCTCTGGAGACAGTGCATGTACGCTCTGAGCTTATTACACCTGATTCTCCAGCAAAGGTCTCAGTCCTTGGCTGGCTCTACAATCCGACCAATAGCACAGGCCCCCTCGAAATTACGGTTGATGTCGTCGATGCAAAGGGGACTTCCGTTCACCATGCGCAATACAAACTCTCTCCATGGAAAGACGCAAAAGAGCTTACAAGTTTTACGGTGAACGCCCCTGAACGATGGAGTCCGTCTTTACCCCATCTCTATCAATGCAATATCACCGTCAGTGGTCAAGGCGGAAGCTACGTTGCCAAAGAGGCCTTTGGTATTCGTCACACTGAGTTTGTAGAGCATGGCCCATTCAAATTGAACGGGGAGCGCCTGTTGTTGCGCGGTACTCATCGGCATGAGGACCACGCAGGCTACGCAGCCGCAATGCCGGATGACTTGATCGATCAGGAAATGCAATTGATAAAGGACATGGGCGTGAACTTCATCCGGCTTGCGCACTACCAGCAGTCGCGACGTGTGCTATCGAATTGCGACCGGCTCGGGATACTGGTTTGGGAAGAGGTTCCATGGTGCCGAGGCGGCGTCGGCAACGATGCATTCAAGGAGATGACCCGCGATAAGCTGCGCACTATGATCGCCCAGCACTACAATCATCCCAGCATTCTTCTATGGGGGCTTGGCAATGAAGACGATTGGCCCACCGAATACCCCGAGGTCAACCAGGAAAAGATCCGAGCGCTATTTCAGGAGTTGAACTCGTTAGCGCACGAACTTGATCCGTCACGATTCACGACCATACGTCGCTGTGATTTTGCGCGAGACATTACGGACGTTTACTCCCCCTCGATCTGGGCAGGTTGGTATCGGGGAGAATATACCGAATATCAAAAGATCCTTGAAGCTGAGCGGGAACGCGTCAATCACTTCTTTCATGCGGAATGGGGGGCAGATAGCCATGGGCGGCGGCACTCAGAAGATCCCGACAAGGTGCTGGCAAAGATCCTGACAGGCAACGGAACGGACGAACGAGGTCTGGACTATTTCATGACAGGAGGGCAAAGCGGCATCTCAAAAGATGGTGACTGGTCCGAGACCTATGCCTGCAACCTTTTTGACTGGTATCTGAAGACTCAGGATACCTTGCCTTGGCTGACAGGCTCTGCGCAATGGATCTTCAAGGACTTCACTACACCGCTGCGAGCAGAAAACCCCGTCCCACGGATCAACCAAAAAGGTGTCATCGAACGCGACATGGCGAAGAAGGAAGGTTACTACGTCTTCCAGTCTTATTGGAGCGAGACCCCAATGGTGCATCTCTACGGGCATAGCTGGCCAATACGGTGGGGCGACGAGGGCGAGCTGAAGATGGTCAAGGTTTATTCCAATTGCGATACCGCCGAACTCTTCGTGAATGGCAAATCCGCGGGCGTAAAATATCGCGACAGTCAGGACTTCCCTGCTGCCGGGTTACGTTGGATGACGCCATTTGTGAGCGGGAAGAACAATCTCAGAGTGATTGCCACGAAGGGAAACATTACGGTCAAAGATGAGATTGACGTTAGCTATCAAGTCGAGAAGTGGGGCAAACCAGCCAAATTGGCTTTGACTGAAACTGGCCGGGAAATAATGGGCGGCAAAGAGATCATTACCGTTGAAGGCCGTCTCTACGATGCCAACGGCATTCTATGCCTGGATGCGAAAGATTTAGTGCATTTCACCGCCGCTGGCGATGGAACGCTGATTGACAACCGCGGCACATCGCGCGGCTCCCGTGCCGTTCAGATGTACAACGGGCGAGCTCAGATATCCCTGAGCTGTACTGGAAAGACGACGATCGGCATTGTTTCTCAAGGAATTGAGGCTGCTTTTTATACTCCGGATATGCCCAAACAGTAA
- a CDS encoding TonB-dependent receptor has translation MTAKPRSTFWMALLALSAFLLSFSGVALAQLTTATMVGSVTDTTGAVIPHATVTATQTDTNFTRTVTAKDDGSFRDEFLPVGPYKITVSAPGFKTLQRSGVVLAVMQEADLTFELQNGEATETVNVSSGAPLINLSNATIGRTISNVEIENLPLVGRDTYQLLSLTPGVQSNSVQNSLGFKEQHVYINGSTDDFTGQVSYYLDGGLNMTGLRNSGNAIPNPDAISQFHIETNNFSATLGRYAAAVVSLVTKDGTNQFHGSAFEFYRTRNFTAVSHNSTTKGPYARNEYGATLGGPIRKNKDFFFGSFGGLRATTSPAFSGSVPSAAELSGDFSENLPSDMTSCSQSPSAADNTNVKFLVCNPTTNMPYANNKITGPLDPTAISIVNYLNSIGVKPGAGPRAFGDTPYTYRELSPTPEKYNQYLIKTDHQLTANHRLTLSYFLYDYNIKINPGGLTPRWTYSNYATKQQNANMSDIWTVNDRTVNQAWLSYTRQAGGRIPVPGDSTFTDFGSDFGISGSPSRGQVSIPNWFTLSQSITGPKAGTNLYAFRDLLSTSRGKHTLSLGGEASLEKDYQLTSLDNYGVFSFATTKGTRSSNSLSDYLLGLPNSYEQDTGEYAEANYWNFALFAQDDWRIRPNLTVNLGLRYDWQQAPTDTQNRQTNFTPGVQSHAFKTVNISGKTGPQLAPIGMLFPGDPGVPTTGAFTPSSHISPRIGLSYDPYGNGKTVFHAAGGLFYGGISGNLWELPSNFAPYAVRPTFSKVVSMAHPYSGDPTEFPGGVNPFPSLTFTPHTSTASFLALNQVASFDPHFEWPVTYQINAGFQQELGNGLALSVSYVGSLNRKLPIYHDLNAPQFNITASGTNGASCTDKTQACAYANTSSTVNNRRPLNSKFGLSAATPTYSNVYNLQSSQNSNYNGLQVSLEKRISHHFSARGYYIWSKTLASNALDGSNLAANFVDPNYPQLEAHQRSDQDRRNMVSASFVWTPDYFTSYNRYVRTALNGWTVTGIITANSGQPFTVTTGTDVNGDGQTNDRPSVLPGRTPHTFGGNRSRVAAETQWFDTSVYCVPGTAGCPGVGPLGLLGNTRPAQLDDPGYRDIDSSLFRTFGIFETLKFQLRGEVTNVFNLTNLGAPTAAMNSSNFGKITGSGGSNRIIQVGGRILF, from the coding sequence ATGACAGCAAAACCACGCTCTACCTTCTGGATGGCCCTGCTTGCCCTGAGTGCGTTTTTACTCAGCTTTAGCGGCGTCGCCTTGGCCCAATTAACAACTGCCACGATGGTCGGAAGTGTCACAGACACTACAGGCGCGGTCATTCCCCACGCGACCGTTACGGCGACCCAGACCGACACAAACTTTACCCGGACCGTCACAGCAAAAGACGACGGCTCTTTTCGTGATGAGTTTCTCCCTGTCGGGCCATACAAGATCACTGTTTCGGCCCCTGGATTCAAGACACTGCAACGCAGCGGCGTGGTATTAGCAGTCATGCAGGAAGCTGATCTCACCTTCGAACTACAGAACGGCGAGGCGACCGAAACGGTCAATGTCAGCAGTGGTGCGCCTCTCATCAACCTGAGCAATGCAACGATTGGCCGCACCATCTCCAACGTCGAAATTGAGAACCTTCCCCTGGTTGGCCGCGATACCTATCAGTTGCTCAGCCTTACCCCCGGCGTTCAGTCGAACAGCGTACAAAATAGCCTGGGCTTCAAAGAGCAGCACGTTTATATCAATGGCTCGACCGACGACTTTACTGGTCAGGTCTCGTACTACCTCGACGGCGGCCTGAATATGACCGGCCTTCGCAATAGCGGAAATGCCATTCCCAACCCCGATGCAATCAGCCAATTTCACATCGAAACCAACAACTTCAGCGCGACCCTCGGACGCTATGCCGCGGCCGTAGTCAGCCTCGTGACGAAGGACGGCACCAACCAGTTCCATGGATCGGCCTTCGAGTTTTATCGCACCAGAAACTTCACTGCCGTCTCCCACAATTCCACGACCAAAGGTCCCTACGCCCGCAACGAGTACGGCGCGACCCTGGGTGGCCCTATCCGCAAAAACAAGGACTTCTTCTTCGGCAGCTTCGGTGGACTGCGCGCCACCACATCGCCTGCATTCAGCGGCAGTGTTCCCAGCGCAGCAGAGTTGTCCGGCGATTTTTCAGAGAACCTGCCGTCCGATATGACTTCCTGCTCGCAGAGCCCCTCTGCCGCTGATAACACGAACGTCAAATTCCTCGTCTGTAATCCAACGACGAACATGCCATACGCGAATAACAAAATCACAGGGCCACTCGATCCCACTGCCATCAGCATTGTTAATTATCTGAACTCCATCGGCGTCAAGCCGGGCGCTGGCCCGCGTGCCTTCGGCGATACGCCCTACACGTACAGAGAACTTTCTCCTACGCCGGAGAAGTATAACCAGTACCTGATCAAAACTGATCATCAGTTGACGGCGAATCATCGCCTTACCCTGAGCTACTTCCTTTACGACTACAACATCAAGATCAATCCCGGCGGACTTACGCCGCGGTGGACCTATTCGAACTATGCGACGAAGCAGCAGAACGCAAATATGAGCGACATCTGGACGGTCAACGACCGTACCGTCAACCAGGCATGGCTTAGCTATACGCGACAGGCAGGCGGACGCATCCCAGTCCCCGGCGATAGTACTTTCACAGACTTCGGCTCCGACTTTGGAATCTCCGGCTCCCCTTCGCGTGGACAGGTCAGCATTCCGAACTGGTTCACGCTCTCTCAGAGCATTACAGGCCCCAAGGCCGGCACAAATCTATACGCCTTCCGCGATCTGCTCAGCACTTCACGCGGCAAGCACACGCTCTCGCTCGGCGGAGAAGCTAGTCTCGAAAAGGACTACCAGCTTACCTCTCTCGACAACTATGGCGTCTTCAGTTTCGCCACGACGAAAGGCACTCGCAGCTCGAATTCCCTTTCCGACTATCTCCTCGGGTTGCCCAATAGCTACGAGCAGGACACTGGCGAATATGCCGAAGCCAACTACTGGAACTTCGCACTCTTCGCACAGGATGACTGGCGCATCCGTCCCAATCTGACGGTCAATCTGGGCCTGCGCTACGATTGGCAGCAAGCTCCCACCGATACGCAGAACCGGCAGACCAACTTCACCCCGGGCGTTCAATCCCATGCGTTCAAAACTGTAAACATCTCCGGAAAGACCGGTCCGCAACTGGCTCCCATCGGTATGCTCTTTCCCGGAGATCCCGGCGTGCCTACAACCGGCGCCTTTACTCCGTCCAGCCACATCTCCCCGCGCATCGGTCTCTCCTACGATCCGTATGGCAACGGTAAGACAGTCTTCCACGCAGCCGGCGGCCTCTTCTACGGCGGCATCTCTGGCAATCTGTGGGAGCTTCCTTCTAACTTTGCCCCCTACGCAGTTCGCCCCACCTTCAGCAAAGTCGTCTCGATGGCTCATCCCTATTCGGGCGATCCAACGGAATTCCCGGGCGGCGTCAATCCTTTTCCTAGCCTGACATTCACACCGCACACTTCAACCGCGAGCTTCCTCGCTCTCAATCAGGTCGCCTCCTTCGATCCTCATTTTGAGTGGCCAGTGACGTACCAGATCAACGCCGGGTTCCAGCAGGAGCTCGGAAACGGCCTTGCGTTGAGCGTGAGCTATGTCGGCTCTCTCAACCGTAAGCTGCCGATCTACCATGACCTCAACGCACCGCAGTTCAACATCACAGCGAGCGGCACCAATGGCGCAAGCTGCACCGATAAAACCCAGGCCTGCGCGTATGCAAATACCAGCAGCACAGTGAACAACCGACGTCCGCTGAACTCGAAGTTTGGACTATCGGCTGCGACTCCAACCTACTCCAACGTCTACAATCTGCAGTCAAGCCAGAACTCGAACTACAACGGCTTGCAGGTAAGCCTCGAAAAGCGCATCTCTCATCACTTCAGCGCGCGCGGTTACTACATCTGGAGCAAGACACTGGCCAGCAATGCTCTGGACGGAAGCAACCTTGCCGCCAACTTCGTCGATCCTAACTATCCGCAGCTCGAAGCACACCAGCGCTCCGATCAGGACCGGCGCAATATGGTGTCGGCTTCGTTTGTGTGGACTCCGGACTATTTCACCTCGTACAACAGGTATGTTCGAACGGCACTGAACGGCTGGACTGTAACCGGCATCATCACGGCGAACAGTGGGCAGCCATTCACGGTGACCACCGGCACAGACGTTAATGGAGACGGACAGACCAACGATCGTCCCAGCGTTCTGCCGGGCAGGACTCCTCACACCTTCGGTGGCAATCGTTCGCGAGTAGCGGCGGAAACCCAGTGGTTCGATACCTCGGTCTATTGCGTTCCCGGTACTGCAGGTTGCCCGGGCGTTGGCCCGCTGGGACTTTTGGGAAATACGCGTCCCGCACAGCTTGACGACCCTGGTTATCGAGATATCGACTCTTCCCTCTTCCGCACCTTTGGAATCTTTGAAACTCTAAAGTTCCAGCTTCGTGGCGAAGTTACCAATGTCTTCAACTTAACTAATCTCGGCGCTCCGACAGCCGCGATGAACAGCTCAAACTTCGGCAAAATCACCGGCAGCGGAGGAAGCAACCGCATTATTCAGGTTGGCGGCCGCATCCTTTTCTAA
- a CDS encoding 3-hydroxyacyl-CoA dehydrogenase/enoyl-CoA hydratase family protein, whose translation MAHSGAAPGQIRKVAVLGAGTMGSGIAAHIANAGVPVILLDIVPPGTAADASRQQRSKFALVSLEALKKSKPAAFYAIDSARLITPGNFEDDLALIADCDWVLEAVAEDLDIKTALLAKVQKHLRPDAILTTNTSGLPIADIAACLSADLRPHFFGTHFFNPPRYMRLLEIILTADADPTDIAVISNFCDRRLGKTIVRSHDTPNFIANRIGTFSLGNAIRLMQAQGLSIEEVDALTGSALGWPRTGTFRLGDMVGIDVLAHVTKNFEAQAARIRDERAEVILAPFIEKMIEKRWLGDKVGQGFYKKEGRDAEGRDIRFVLDWQALEYKPSTRPKFAALDMAKNVESTAVRIAQLLHADPSKDKAAAFYWPLLTELFTYAANRVPEIADSIVEVDEAMKAGFNWERGPFEMFDAAGVRATTDKIRAAGLPVAANVEKLLAVGESWYKDDPAVPGGRLFFDPISGSYKAIVVADGVTSLAVIKKANGVVRKNSGASVVDLGDGVAAIELHSKMNALGDDIVSLITQTLKPASQQVADFEAFVITGDSANFSVGANLMQLLLTIQDEEWDEVDLAVRAFQNMTQAIKFCPRPVVVAPYGMCLGGGTEISLHAAARQPHAELYMGLVEAGVGLIPGGGGCKEMTIRSIEAGSSIRPDARGEGVEIFEALKKNFETIAKAVVSTSAEEARGIGFLHPSDSITVNRDRLLTDAKLRARALADAGYAAPVPRTNIPSPGESVQATLKLAVWTMREGQYISDHDAKVANWAAYVLCGGSVTPGTLVSEQYLLDLEREAFLSLCGEKKTQERIAFTLKTGKPLRN comes from the coding sequence ATGGCCCATAGCGGCGCCGCACCTGGACAGATTCGCAAAGTCGCCGTTCTCGGAGCCGGAACCATGGGCTCAGGGATTGCCGCACACATCGCTAATGCCGGAGTGCCCGTTATACTTCTGGATATCGTGCCTCCGGGGACGGCGGCAGATGCTTCAAGGCAGCAACGAAGCAAGTTTGCCTTGGTCTCTCTTGAGGCTCTCAAGAAGTCAAAGCCCGCAGCCTTTTATGCAATTGACAGTGCACGTCTCATTACACCTGGAAACTTTGAAGACGACCTAGCATTGATTGCGGATTGCGACTGGGTCCTCGAAGCGGTCGCCGAAGACCTCGACATCAAGACTGCGCTGCTCGCTAAAGTGCAAAAGCATCTGCGGCCCGATGCGATCCTCACGACCAACACCAGCGGTCTTCCTATTGCCGATATCGCAGCCTGTCTCTCCGCCGATCTGAGGCCGCATTTTTTCGGCACGCACTTCTTCAATCCGCCGCGCTATATGCGCCTGCTCGAAATTATCCTCACGGCCGATGCAGATCCAACCGATATCGCTGTCATCTCGAACTTTTGCGATCGGCGTCTCGGCAAGACGATCGTTCGCTCACACGATACCCCCAACTTCATTGCAAACCGTATCGGTACTTTCAGTTTGGGCAATGCTATTCGCCTTATGCAGGCGCAGGGGCTGTCTATCGAGGAGGTCGACGCTCTTACCGGCTCCGCGCTGGGATGGCCCAGAACAGGGACCTTTCGGCTGGGCGATATGGTTGGCATTGATGTGCTCGCACATGTAACAAAGAACTTTGAGGCTCAAGCAGCACGAATTCGAGACGAGCGTGCCGAGGTCATCCTCGCGCCGTTCATTGAAAAAATGATTGAAAAGAGATGGCTCGGCGACAAGGTTGGGCAGGGGTTTTACAAGAAAGAAGGCAGGGATGCGGAGGGGCGCGATATTCGCTTCGTCCTCGATTGGCAAGCGCTCGAATACAAGCCCAGCACTCGGCCAAAGTTTGCCGCGCTTGACATGGCGAAGAACGTAGAGTCTACCGCTGTACGCATCGCACAACTGCTTCATGCCGATCCGTCGAAAGACAAGGCTGCTGCGTTTTACTGGCCGCTGCTTACTGAGCTGTTTACTTACGCTGCCAACCGAGTTCCTGAGATAGCGGACAGCATTGTCGAAGTAGACGAGGCCATGAAGGCCGGTTTCAATTGGGAGCGCGGCCCCTTCGAGATGTTCGATGCTGCCGGGGTTCGGGCCACAACAGACAAGATACGCGCTGCTGGTTTGCCCGTTGCGGCAAATGTCGAAAAACTTCTTGCGGTGGGAGAAAGCTGGTACAAAGATGATCCCGCGGTTCCCGGTGGACGCCTGTTCTTCGATCCCATCAGTGGTTCTTACAAGGCTATTGTGGTTGCGGATGGCGTCACCTCGCTTGCCGTCATCAAGAAAGCGAACGGTGTAGTCAGGAAGAACTCAGGAGCCTCCGTCGTCGATCTTGGCGATGGAGTCGCCGCGATTGAGCTGCACTCGAAGATGAATGCCCTTGGCGACGATATTGTCTCTCTCATCACGCAGACATTGAAGCCAGCCAGCCAGCAGGTCGCCGACTTCGAAGCATTCGTCATCACCGGCGATTCAGCTAATTTCTCTGTTGGCGCCAATCTCATGCAACTCCTGCTCACCATTCAGGACGAGGAGTGGGACGAAGTTGATCTCGCTGTGCGCGCTTTTCAGAACATGACGCAGGCGATCAAGTTTTGTCCGCGGCCGGTTGTCGTCGCGCCCTACGGCATGTGCCTTGGCGGAGGCACCGAGATCTCCTTGCACGCGGCCGCACGTCAACCACATGCCGAACTTTATATGGGTCTCGTTGAGGCTGGCGTTGGACTTATCCCTGGTGGCGGAGGATGCAAGGAGATGACGATTCGCAGCATTGAAGCTGGCTCGAGCATTCGTCCCGATGCGCGTGGTGAAGGCGTCGAGATCTTCGAGGCGCTCAAGAAGAACTTCGAGACGATCGCCAAGGCCGTTGTTTCGACTTCCGCAGAGGAAGCTCGCGGCATCGGCTTTTTGCATCCTTCAGACAGCATTACCGTCAATCGCGATCGCCTTCTCACTGACGCTAAACTCCGCGCTCGTGCCCTCGCGGATGCAGGGTATGCTGCACCCGTTCCACGAACCAATATTCCATCTCCCGGTGAAAGTGTTCAGGCGACCTTGAAGCTAGCCGTCTGGACCATGCGCGAAGGCCAGTACATCTCCGACCACGACGCCAAGGTAGCGAACTGGGCTGCCTATGTACTGTGCGGTGGCAGCGTTACTCCCGGCACACTTGTCAGCGAGCAATATCTGTTAGACCTCGAACGAGAGGCATTCCTCTCTCTCTGTGGCGAAAAGAAGACTCAGGAAAGAATTGCCTTCACCCTCAAGACGGGTAAGCCGCTAAGAAATTAG
- a CDS encoding glycoside hydrolase family 105 protein, whose protein sequence is MFASVKMSIPFSRKIQSSKLMGALMLSALLIGPCFNAQAQTPAHQKSAVVPVDRDAAGDAPDNPGPLASDLSSAIQPKAISAAMKKVADWELTVAEPSFNQQWTFAALYDGLLAASATTHDAKYRNAVLHMAEHYDWQLLDKRFPHADDQALGQAYLDLYLLDHRPEHMANTKAIMDRLVVRQDDPDKLLWWWCDALFMSPPVLLRTYAITHDHKYLDYMDHEWWLTSASLYDQQDHLYFRDSRYFTQKQANGQKLFWSRGNGWVMGGLANVLEFMPADYPSRPKYVEQFRQMAAKLAEIQSPDGLWRSGLLDPDSYELPEVSGSAFITYGIAYGINHHILDRAKYQPVVEKSWKGMLSHVYADGRLGSIQPIDGQPGKFKPSASYVYGVGGFLLAGSEMHRLAESKH, encoded by the coding sequence ATGTTTGCTTCCGTAAAAATGTCAATTCCGTTCTCACGCAAAATTCAAAGCTCGAAGTTGATGGGCGCTTTAATGCTCAGTGCGTTGCTGATCGGTCCTTGTTTCAATGCACAGGCGCAGACGCCCGCACACCAGAAATCAGCAGTTGTTCCGGTCGATCGCGATGCCGCTGGCGATGCGCCGGACAATCCAGGTCCGCTTGCCAGCGATCTTTCGAGCGCGATTCAACCTAAAGCAATCTCTGCTGCGATGAAGAAGGTCGCCGACTGGGAGCTGACCGTTGCCGAGCCCAGTTTTAATCAGCAATGGACGTTCGCCGCGTTGTATGACGGGCTGCTTGCCGCCTCTGCGACGACCCACGACGCGAAGTATCGCAATGCCGTTCTTCACATGGCCGAGCACTACGACTGGCAGCTACTGGATAAGCGTTTTCCTCATGCCGACGATCAGGCGTTGGGGCAAGCCTATCTTGATCTTTATCTTCTCGATCACCGGCCCGAGCATATGGCGAACACCAAGGCGATTATGGATCGTCTCGTTGTTCGTCAGGACGATCCAGACAAGCTGCTTTGGTGGTGGTGCGATGCTCTCTTCATGTCGCCGCCTGTGCTCTTGAGAACTTATGCAATCACGCATGATCACAAGTATCTCGACTACATGGACCATGAATGGTGGCTGACTTCGGCCAGCCTCTACGACCAGCAGGACCACCTCTACTTCCGCGACAGCCGTTACTTCACGCAGAAGCAGGCTAACGGCCAAAAGCTGTTCTGGTCGCGCGGCAATGGCTGGGTGATGGGAGGTCTCGCCAATGTGCTTGAATTCATGCCTGCGGATTATCCGAGCCGACCAAAGTATGTCGAGCAGTTTCGCCAGATGGCTGCAAAGCTGGCAGAAATCCAAAGCCCGGATGGTCTGTGGCGTTCAGGTCTGCTTGATCCCGATTCCTACGAACTTCCTGAGGTTTCAGGTTCGGCGTTTATTACCTATGGCATTGCTTATGGAATCAACCACCACATTCTTGATCGCGCGAAGTATCAGCCGGTAGTTGAGAAGTCGTGGAAGGGAATGCTCAGTCATGTCTACGCCGATGGTCGGCTTGGGTCCATTCAACCGATCGATGGACAGCCCGGCAAGTTCAAGCCATCGGCCAGCTATGTCTACGGCGTCGGCGGCTTTCTCCTTGCCGGTTCGGAGATGCATCGGCTCGCTGAATCGAAGCACTAA